One Leuconostoc mesenteroides subsp. mesenteroides DNA segment encodes these proteins:
- a CDS encoding transposase, which yields MIICIKLSRFILKNKDIVLNDEHGGTQFIVTNLSLPQKDIVRVYRKRAAIEDIIRELKGGFAFGKTDSSSFFANKARMWISVIVSNLMRLMKSIALDDQQQSWTINTFRDRLLKIGGRVSLSTPAR from the coding sequence ATTATTATTTGTATCAAGTTAAGTCGATTTATACTTAAAAATAAGGATATCGTTTTAAATGATGAACATGGCGGTACACAGTTCATCGTCACTAACCTAAGTCTTCCACAAAAAGACATCGTCCGTGTTTACCGCAAGCGTGCGGCGATTGAAGATATTATTCGCGAGCTTAAAGGTGGATTTGCCTTTGGCAAAACTGATAGCAGTTCATTTTTCGCCAACAAAGCGCGCATGTGGATCTCAGTAATTGTATCAAACTTGATGCGGTTGATGAAGAGTATTGCGTTGGACGACCAGCAACAATCGTGGACAATCAATACCTTTCGAGACCGTTTGTTAAAAATCGGTGGACGTGTGTCACTAAGCACGCCCGCAAGGTGA
- a CDS encoding cyclic nucleotide-binding domain-containing protein — translation MANHNHHSHVDCIRLVPIFNHLNDEQMRLIAQSANEVQYVKNELLFRFGDKDDTLYIINNGRVRIYSLSESGREQTIRILHPGDFMGEVAILQTESYHSNYAEAISETSICRIHKKNLDQYLDLYPEIMRRILSDITKRLQLSEKQTVQVSTEPVEARIIDFLSENVEDEKNHTYVTLPMSKKDLATYLGTTPETISRKFSSLEERGLIKRHTQKCVEIFDLDELLFVSS, via the coding sequence ATGGCAAACCATAATCATCATAGTCATGTAGATTGTATACGTTTAGTGCCGATTTTCAATCATCTCAATGATGAACAAATGCGTCTAATTGCTCAATCAGCGAATGAAGTACAATACGTAAAGAATGAGCTATTATTTAGGTTTGGTGATAAAGATGACACATTATATATCATAAACAATGGACGTGTACGTATTTATAGCCTAAGTGAGTCTGGTCGTGAGCAAACTATACGCATCCTACATCCTGGTGATTTTATGGGGGAAGTTGCTATTTTACAGACTGAAAGTTATCATTCGAATTATGCTGAAGCAATATCGGAAACAAGTATTTGTAGGATTCATAAAAAGAATTTAGATCAATATTTAGATCTCTATCCAGAAATCATGCGACGAATATTATCGGATATTACAAAACGGCTACAGTTATCAGAAAAACAAACTGTGCAAGTCAGTACTGAACCTGTTGAAGCTCGAATTATTGATTTTCTATCAGAAAATGTTGAAGATGAAAAAAACCATACTTATGTGACTTTACCCATGTCAAAAAAAGATTTGGCTACTTACCTGGGGACAACTCCAGAAACAATAAGCCGTAAGTTCTCATCATTGGAAGAGAGAGGTCTAATTAAACGGCATACCCAAAAATGTGTTGAGATATTTGATTTAGATGAATTATTATTTGTATCAAGTTAA
- a CDS encoding DNA starvation/stationary phase protection protein codes for MTTINERQEKLAAEQAYKEHIHHTKINSAAVTDHILANIHTLHVKLHQYHWYVKGKNFYALHNVFENLYNENEAWFDKIAERLLASGFKPASTTTEFQEFTTISEDSSEKYYTADEMVLQIVEDFRSNREFTIRAIRLAQEEGNDALEDSLISYKAYLDVNIWQLQAFINKDALEDDDYIDND; via the coding sequence ATGACAACGATAAATGAAAGGCAAGAAAAATTAGCTGCCGAACAAGCATATAAAGAACACATTCATCATACTAAGATTAATTCTGCAGCTGTTACAGATCATATACTTGCTAATATTCATACATTACATGTAAAATTACATCAATATCATTGGTATGTAAAAGGCAAAAATTTCTATGCATTGCATAATGTTTTTGAAAATTTATATAACGAGAATGAGGCATGGTTTGATAAAATTGCAGAACGTTTACTAGCTTCAGGATTTAAGCCAGCATCAACAACTACTGAATTTCAAGAATTTACAACGATTTCTGAAGATTCTTCGGAAAAATATTACACTGCTGATGAGATGGTCCTACAGATAGTAGAAGATTTTAGATCTAATCGTGAATTTACTATTCGTGCAATTCGCTTAGCACAAGAAGAAGGAAATGATGCTTTGGAAGATTCACTAATTAGTTATAAAGCTTATTTAGACGTAAATATTTGGCAACTTCAAGCATTTATTAATAAGGATGCCTTAGAAGACGATGACTATATAGATAACGATTAA
- a CDS encoding metal-binding protein has translation MTKATLKLETLTCPSCLQKIEHGLKQTAGVKKDSVKVLFNASKVKVDFDENQVNLNTIEKAIEDLGYPVISSKVKEGA, from the coding sequence ATGACTAAAGCAACATTAAAATTAGAAACATTAACTTGTCCATCATGTTTACAAAAAATCGAACATGGTTTAAAACAGACTGCTGGTGTAAAAAAAGATTCTGTAAAAGTACTTTTCAATGCGAGTAAGGTAAAAGTGGATTTTGATGAAAATCAGGTCAATTTGAATACAATTGAAAAAGCAATTGAAGACTTAGGATACCCAGTAATTAGTTCAAAAGTAAAGGAAGGTGCATAA
- a CDS encoding heavy metal translocating P-type ATPase, producing MQHNILKHKNKIMSISGLLIALGLIAHFIFANTTISNSAFIIASILGVTPISLQAYQAMKVKVVSIDILVTIAVIGALFIQNYEESAIVTFLFLFGSYLEQRTLNRTRSAIKELTEMAPETAFKQLTGGQFAEVDIDEVEEGDILLVKTGAKIPVDGQVTTGKGYVNEANITGESLPLKKEKDDEVFAGTIMDNGTIQIVADRVGEDSTFGKIIELVEEAQDSKSEAERFIDQFSRWYTPAVLTIGLLVWVLTKDTELAITVLVLGCPGALVIGVPVSNVAGIGNGAKNGILFKGSEVISHFANADTVLFDKTGTLTEGKPEVSEMIHYGNNQEEDLSLLFSVENESDHPLAVAIANKLAQYKLKPIENTQVVKGGGVIAHVDGHIVSVGNKALMKQESIPLSDDVLKKLNKLERTGNSIVLTAVDHKLIMLMGIRDKVRPGVKQDLQKLKSLGIKNLIVLSGDNQGTVNSVKKELGLTEAHGDMLPEDKQAFLKRRQDSGEIVVFIGDGVNDSPSLATAEVGIAMGNGTDVAIESSDIVLMNSNFNRLPHALGLAKGTYANMRQNILIAVGVVIILLVSLIFSEWMSMSIGMLVHEASILVVILNAMRLRGYQLR from the coding sequence ATGCAACATAATATTCTTAAACATAAAAATAAAATTATGAGTATCAGTGGCTTACTCATTGCTTTAGGACTAATCGCACACTTTATTTTTGCCAATACAACAATTTCTAATAGTGCTTTTATTATAGCTTCGATATTAGGCGTTACCCCCATTTCTTTACAGGCTTATCAGGCTATGAAAGTAAAAGTAGTAAGTATTGATATTTTAGTAACGATAGCGGTCATTGGTGCTCTCTTTATTCAAAATTATGAAGAATCAGCAATTGTTACTTTTTTATTTTTATTTGGATCATATTTAGAACAACGAACACTTAACCGAACACGATCAGCTATTAAAGAGTTGACGGAAATGGCTCCAGAAACTGCTTTTAAGCAATTGACAGGGGGACAATTTGCAGAAGTAGATATTGATGAAGTAGAAGAAGGGGATATTCTCCTAGTAAAGACTGGTGCCAAGATTCCCGTAGATGGTCAAGTAACTACTGGAAAAGGATATGTAAATGAGGCTAATATCACAGGTGAATCTTTACCTTTAAAGAAAGAAAAAGACGATGAAGTATTTGCCGGTACTATTATGGACAATGGTACTATTCAAATAGTGGCTGATAGAGTAGGGGAAGATTCTACATTTGGAAAAATTATTGAGTTGGTAGAAGAAGCACAGGATTCTAAATCAGAAGCAGAACGATTCATTGACCAGTTTTCTCGCTGGTATACACCTGCAGTACTTACAATTGGGCTGTTGGTTTGGGTATTAACCAAAGATACAGAACTTGCGATTACTGTATTAGTACTTGGGTGCCCAGGGGCCTTGGTAATTGGTGTACCTGTTTCAAATGTTGCGGGTATAGGAAATGGTGCAAAAAATGGTATTTTATTTAAGGGTTCTGAAGTGATTAGTCATTTTGCCAATGCAGATACAGTGTTATTCGATAAAACAGGTACCTTAACTGAAGGAAAGCCTGAAGTGAGCGAGATGATTCACTACGGGAATAATCAGGAGGAGGATTTATCGCTATTGTTTTCAGTTGAAAATGAGTCTGATCATCCATTAGCCGTTGCTATTGCAAATAAATTAGCACAATATAAATTAAAACCTATAGAAAATACACAGGTTGTAAAAGGTGGGGGCGTAATTGCTCACGTAGATGGGCACATTGTTTCAGTAGGGAATAAAGCCTTAATGAAACAAGAAAGTATACCGCTATCTGATGATGTTCTTAAAAAATTGAATAAATTAGAAAGAACCGGTAATTCAATTGTATTAACGGCAGTTGATCATAAGTTAATCATGTTAATGGGTATCCGCGACAAAGTTCGACCAGGTGTTAAGCAGGACTTACAAAAATTAAAATCACTTGGTATTAAAAATCTCATTGTATTATCAGGTGATAATCAAGGTACAGTTAATTCAGTTAAAAAGGAACTAGGTTTAACCGAAGCCCATGGTGATATGCTACCAGAGGACAAGCAAGCATTTCTAAAAAGACGACAGGACTCAGGTGAAATAGTTGTTTTTATCGGTGACGGCGTTAATGACAGTCCCTCTCTGGCTACTGCAGAGGTAGGTATAGCTATGGGGAATGGAACAGATGTCGCAATTGAAAGTTCAGATATTGTTTTAATGAATTCTAACTTTAACCGCCTTCCTCATGCCTTAGGCCTAGCAAAAGGAACATATGCGAATATGCGACAAAATATTCTAATTGCTGTTGGAGTCGTAATAATACTATTGGTTAGTTTAATATTTAGTGAATGGATGTCTATGTCAATTGGGATGTTGGTTCATGAGGCCAGTATTTTAGTAGTTATTTTAAATGCAATGAGATTAAGAGGTTATCAATTAAGATAA
- a CDS encoding IS3 family transposase has translation MMVLRLLKIPKSTYFDWVHYTESQRQREDTILKALLREIWQNNYKAYGAPRLRLALADLNLHHGTNRVRRLMREAGIYSVMSRRFNKPTTTVDYRQRPNLIRHLPEANAWSMDITYLKLSNGQWVYLASVLELQTRKILAHQISATMDTKLVVTTLQRSLSTDKKPNYLHTDMGSQFTSFGFENLLKRHKIDHSYSKVGHPYDNAKIESFHSLLKREMIYQFRFPSIAHLILDVSKYIHWFNNERISLANQKIKVA, from the coding sequence ATGATGGTGCTTCGCCTACTCAAAATACCCAAAAGCACCTACTTTGATTGGGTTCACTATACTGAGAGCCAACGACAACGAGAAGACACGATCTTAAAAGCTTTGTTGCGTGAAATTTGGCAAAATAACTATAAAGCTTATGGCGCGCCACGTCTGCGATTAGCATTAGCTGATCTGAATTTGCATCATGGAACCAACCGAGTTCGTCGTTTAATGCGAGAAGCTGGCATATACTCTGTCATGAGTCGTCGATTTAACAAACCAACGACAACTGTTGATTATCGTCAACGTCCCAACTTAATCAGGCATTTACCCGAAGCCAACGCTTGGAGCATGGACATCACTTATTTAAAGTTGAGTAATGGTCAGTGGGTCTATTTAGCGTCAGTTTTAGAGTTACAAACGCGTAAGATATTAGCCCATCAAATCAGTGCCACGATGGATACCAAATTGGTAGTTACAACACTACAAAGATCGCTGTCAACTGATAAAAAACCAAATTATTTACATACTGATATGGGCAGTCAGTTCACTAGTTTTGGCTTTGAAAATTTGTTAAAGCGACATAAAATTGATCATTCGTATTCAAAAGTAGGACATCCATATGATAATGCCAAAATTGAAAGTTTTCACTCCCTATTAAAGCGTGAAATGATTTATCAATTCCGGTTTCCATCGATTGCACATCTAATTTTAGATGTGTCCAAGTATATTCATTGGTTCAACAACGAAAGAATCAGTCTTGCCAATCAAAAAATAAAAGTTGCCTAA
- a CDS encoding transposase, giving the protein MQTVTSWVKKAQIIGTDVNGQPVTRAQFNAMQKEVARLKEENEILKIAAVLLGEHRK; this is encoded by the coding sequence ATGCAAACCGTCACTAGTTGGGTTAAAAAAGCCCAAATCATTGGGACTGATGTTAATGGACAGCCAGTGACTCGCGCCCAATTTAATGCAATGCAGAAAGAAGTCGCAAGACTCAAAGAAGAAAACGAAATTTTAAAAATTGCGGCCGTTTTGCTGGGCGAACATCGCAAGTAA
- a CDS encoding metal-sensing transcriptional repressor encodes MNTIAYQYENIQNRLKRSAGQINGIVNMIDEERPCEEVVIQLSAVRASLDKAIKLVIAENIRNCSEAETGSEQYQKALELLVRVK; translated from the coding sequence ATGAATACAATAGCATATCAGTATGAAAATATACAAAATAGGTTAAAGAGATCAGCAGGCCAAATAAATGGAATTGTCAATATGATTGATGAAGAGCGTCCTTGTGAAGAGGTCGTCATACAGTTATCTGCTGTCAGAGCAAGTCTTGATAAGGCAATAAAGTTAGTTATTGCTGAAAATATTAGAAATTGTTCAGAAGCAGAAACAGGATCTGAGCAATATCAAAAGGCACTTGAACTGTTAGTCAGAGTTAAATAG
- a CDS encoding SidA/IucD/PvdA family monooxygenase gives MRIIIVGGVAAGMSAATRLRRLSEKDEIIVFEKGPFVSFANCGLPYHISKTIKHRSQLIVQTADDLRSRFNIDVRVNSEVTHIDRDNKMISVNHDDQQEKLYYDKLILSLGSSPVIPKIEGLHTQSNIFQLRNIPDLDNIMSHLDESIKTVAVLGAGFIGIEVTENLIKRGFSVNLIERSNQILPNLDIEMAQSITNELIKNDVRINTGTTINKVSRDILYLDNGMSIQADAVIIAAGIRPNSDIAIAAGLKVGPNKGIVVDHDFKTSDSNIYAIGDVISVIHQITEQETLIPLAGPANRHGRQVADAIHGLSIKNKPEIGTSIVKVFSKSAASTGINEKQAKQLGLNYHVTHTFSYHHASYYPGATQVMMKLIFTNTGDIIGAQAVGNEGVDKRIDLLATAIKFRLKVDDLPELELTYAPPFGAAKDPVHISGYVAENIINSRSHNIQYNELENYRRDGYLLIDVRSSQEIRAMGLINGFINIPLEKIRDRINQIPKDTGIIVSCATGQRSYTAERIFINNGFRNVKNLDGAFSLYQLMYPQNIVK, from the coding sequence ATGAGGATTATTATAGTGGGGGGGGTAGCAGCCGGTATGTCAGCTGCTACTAGACTGCGAAGGCTATCTGAAAAAGATGAAATTATAGTCTTCGAAAAAGGCCCTTTCGTTTCTTTTGCAAATTGTGGGTTACCTTACCACATTAGCAAAACGATTAAACATCGCTCCCAATTAATTGTGCAAACCGCTGATGATTTAAGAAGTAGGTTTAATATAGATGTACGTGTTAACAGTGAAGTGACCCATATTGATAGAGATAATAAGATGATATCTGTCAATCATGATGACCAACAAGAGAAGCTATATTATGATAAATTAATATTATCTTTAGGATCTAGTCCTGTAATACCTAAGATTGAGGGGCTTCATACTCAATCAAACATTTTTCAATTACGTAATATCCCTGATTTAGATAACATTATGAGCCATTTAGATGAGAGTATTAAAACGGTTGCGGTACTTGGTGCTGGATTTATTGGTATAGAAGTTACTGAAAATTTGATTAAGAGAGGTTTTTCAGTCAATCTTATTGAACGTTCTAACCAAATATTGCCAAATCTTGATATTGAGATGGCACAGTCGATTACGAATGAGCTCATAAAAAATGACGTTCGTATCAATACGGGAACTACTATAAATAAGGTGAGCAGAGACATTCTTTATTTAGATAATGGTATGTCAATACAAGCTGATGCTGTTATTATTGCTGCAGGAATTCGACCAAATTCTGATATAGCCATAGCTGCAGGCCTAAAAGTTGGGCCCAATAAAGGCATTGTTGTGGATCATGATTTTAAAACAAGTGACTCTAACATTTATGCAATTGGTGACGTTATCAGTGTTATTCATCAAATTACTGAACAGGAAACACTAATTCCATTAGCGGGACCAGCAAACAGACATGGGCGACAAGTTGCTGATGCTATTCACGGTTTATCTATTAAAAATAAACCTGAGATTGGCACATCAATCGTTAAGGTTTTTTCTAAATCAGCTGCAAGTACAGGTATTAATGAAAAACAAGCAAAGCAACTTGGTTTAAATTATCATGTGACTCATACTTTTTCTTATCATCACGCAAGCTATTATCCTGGCGCAACACAAGTTATGATGAAACTTATTTTTACAAATACTGGTGATATTATAGGTGCCCAAGCTGTTGGAAATGAAGGGGTAGATAAGCGTATTGATCTTCTTGCAACGGCAATCAAATTTAGGCTGAAAGTAGATGATTTACCTGAACTGGAATTAACGTATGCTCCTCCTTTCGGAGCAGCTAAAGATCCCGTTCATATTTCCGGTTATGTGGCTGAAAATATTATTAATAGTCGATCTCATAATATTCAATATAATGAATTAGAGAATTACAGGCGTGATGGTTACTTATTAATTGATGTACGATCTTCTCAGGAAATTAGAGCTATGGGATTAATTAATGGTTTCATAAATATTCCGTTAGAAAAAATACGAGACCGTATTAATCAAATACCAAAAGATACTGGTATCATTGTATCGTGTGCTACAGGTCAACGAAGTTATACAGCTGAACGAATATTTATTAATAATGGATTCAGAAATGTCAAAAATCTTGATGGTGCGTTTTCACTGTATCAGTTGATGTATCCACAAAACATTGTAAAATAA